The following are from one region of the Mangifera indica cultivar Alphonso chromosome 14, CATAS_Mindica_2.1, whole genome shotgun sequence genome:
- the LOC123196423 gene encoding zinc finger BED domain-containing protein RICESLEEPER 1-like, with amino-acid sequence MELAGKKMDQIQKGKKQISEGMNCLRDLVKRYSQIPEKAGRVSEIMTYFQYLQQQIQEIESVAQKGGAPVSFNVYRADLRRRQKITQIREQDANFEPTLNQGIDLLINQEGDCSSSSKRKRWSNVWEHFTKYVGKDEKEWAQCKHCKKEFVQLSKSEITHLNNHLESCLGLRNPAGLIDKTEKVSVIDQELNDSNLVRRIIKYGLNGITDDILNVYEQENDKLHKYLDKLPGSVNVTIEREGIHFPVWYVTIWSIDDNWELKKRTIHLENDDMKKRIIHTDGMGGLNENPLKHLFQDWNIDKRSLSMHVDDTGKLDVTKFDKWLHERASLPCIGIYRRCYTFLVDFEGKVIDELLKNEIEIFTKVWDLRCYCLTSSNKYMYELAVETVSMGIKGASIFFGSFTLYYDLLDWIMRNKEAFCEFEHTDPDFKSIGFDWDDATSLHSFMVVLKDMENDIEELLESECESKLANECFPIIYHFFSKLLRFKKTENQYFRLAALRCRECFDEYCGNSKMLYVITVILDPRFKVDIVEHFYKEIYDNEADFHFKKIFDSVVNIYNDYAKDVKSMGRAYAFSQHANEFVSTKSEFDRYLQDSRVPLYEEFDILEWWCVNSPTYPILATMARDFLSIPIVKWIESVSHRVECEIEDIYTSKLDVELKRALICLKIWLNYPVNLE; translated from the exons ATGGAATTAGCGGGGAAAAAGATGGATCAAATTCAA AAGGGAAAGAAACAAATCAGTGAGGGAATGAATTGTTTGCGGGATCTAGTAAAACGTTACAGCCAGATCCCAGAAAAGGCGGGAAGGGTTTCTGAAATCATGACCTATTTTCAATATCTTCAACAACAAATACAG GAAATTGAATCTGTAGCACAAAAGGGAGGAGCACCTGTCTCTTTCAATGTCTATAGAGCAGATCTACGACGTCGACAG AAAATCACTCAAATTAGAGAACAAGATGCCAACTTTGAACCTACTTTAAATCAAGGGATTGATCTGCTGATAAATCAAGAAGGGGACTGCTCATCAAGCTCTAAGCGAAAAAGGTGGTCAAATGTTTGGGAGCACTTTACAAAGTATGTAGGCAAAGATGAGAAGGAATGGGCTCAATGTAAACACTGCAAGAAAGAGTTTGTACAATTAAGTAAGAGTGAAATCACACATCTGAATAATCATCTAGAAAGTTGCCTAGGTTTGAGAAATCCAGCTGGATTAATAGATAAAACAGAAAAGGTAAGTGTGATTGATCAGGAATTGAATGACTCCAATTTGGTGCGAAGGATTATCAAGTATGGATTGAACGGTATAACGGACGATATACTTAATGTTTATGAACAAGAAAATGATAAGTTGCACAAATATTTAGATAAACTCCCAGGTTCTGTTAATGTAACAATTGAACGGGAAGGGATCCACTTTCCTGTTTGGTATGTAACAATCTGGTCTATTGATGATAATTGGGAATTGAAGAAGAGGACAATTCATTTGGAGAATGATGATATGAAGAAGAGGATTATTCATACTGATGGCATGGGAGGTTTAAATGAAAATCCTTTGAAGCATTTGTTTCAAGATTGGAACATAGACAAAAGAAGTTTGTCTATGCATGTTGACGATACTGGAAAATTAGACGTTACCAAGTTTGACAAGTGGCTTCATGAAAGAGCTTCACTTCCTTGTATTGGGATTTATCGTAGATGTTATACTTTCTTAGTGGATTTTGAAGGTAAAGTTATCGACGAGTTgttgaaaaatgagattgagatttTCACGAAAGTGTGGGATCTTCGATGCTACTGCTTGACATcatcaaacaaatatatgtatgaaTTAGCAGTAGAAACAGTGTCCATGGGTATAAAAGGAGCTTCCATATTTTTTGGTAGTTTTACTTTGTATTACGATTTGCTTGATTGGATAATGAGAAATAAAGAAGCATTTTGTGAATTTGAGCATACAGATCCTGATTTCAAGTCTATCGGTTTTGATTGGGATGATGCAACTTCACTGCACAGCTTTATGGTTGTGTTAAAAGATATGGAAAATGATATTGAGGAACTGCTGGAATCTGAATGTGAATCTAAATTGGCAAATGAGTGTTTCCCTAtaatttatcactttttttcaaaattgctACGGTTCAAAAAAACTGAGAATCAGTACTTTCGCCTTGCTGCATTACGTTGCAGAGaatgttttgatgaatattGCGGCAACTCTAAGATGTTATATGTAATCACAGTGATTCTGGATCCAAGATTTAAAGTGGATATTGTAGAGCATTTCTACAAAGAAATTTACGATAATGAGGCAGACTTCCACTTTAAGAAAATCTTTGATAGTGTTGTAAATATTTACAATGACTATGCAAAGGATGTCAAATCGATGGGGAGAGCATATGCATTTTCACAGCATGCAAATGAGTTTGTTTCAACAAAATCAGAATTTGACCGCTATTTGCAAGACTCCAGGGTTCCTTTGTATGAAGAGTTTGATATATTGGAATGGTGGTGTGTGAATTCTCCAACTTATCCAATACTAGCTACAATGGCTCGTGATTTCTTATCAATACCTATTGTTAAGTGGATTGAGTCGGTGTCTCATCGTGTGGAGTGTGAAATTGAAGATATTTATACTAGTAAGTTGGATGTTGAATTAAAACGTGCTTTGATATGTTTAAAGATTTGGTTGAACTACCCTGTAAATTTAGAATGA